A stretch of the Denticeps clupeoides chromosome 6, fDenClu1.1, whole genome shotgun sequence genome encodes the following:
- the LOC114793152 gene encoding m7GpppX diphosphatase-like, which produces MKMADTGKREVCEDADETCKPTAAKLPKCGADNQPDCDGGGECANVLSGFEVKSVLRDSARDKTIFIHGTVEDQEAVVILEKTPMRQDNLAEIFQESRLKLQMKNDIYSTYQLQPPAHLNEIKTTVICPATQKHVKKYLSQEMLLVEETGEDYLSTTLPYIESQSFSVQWVYNILEKKAEADRIVFEDPDPDTGFVLLPDFKWDQKQLYDLYLIAIVHRRNIKSLRDLTSDHLPLLRNISKKGKESIQKQYGMSACKLRVYLHYQPSYYHLHVHFTSLNYDAPGCGVERAHLLTDVIMNLEADPQYYQNRTITYTLRADDNLLLRFREAGRC; this is translated from the exons ATGAAAATGGCGGACACAGGCAAGCGGGAAGTTTGCGAAGACGCGGACGAAACTTGCAAACCCACCGCTGCAAAGCTGCCGAAATGCGGTGCAGACAACCAGCCCGACTGCGATGGTGGAGGCGAGTGTGCAAACGTGCTCTCAGGGTTCGAAGTCAAGTCAGTGCTTAGAGATTCGGCGCGGGATAAAACCATCTTCATTCACGGAACG GTGGAGGACCAGGAGGCTGTGGTCATTTTGGAGAAGACTCCCATGAGACAGGACAACCTGGCTGAGATATTCCAAGAGTCCAGGCTGAAGCTGCAGATGAAGAATGACATCTACAGCACTTACCAACTTCAGCCCCCAGCCCATTTAAATG AAATCAAGACCACAGTGATCTGCCCTGCCACACAGAAGCATGTCAAGAAGTATTTGTCTCAGGAGATGCTCCTGGTGGAGGAAACAGGGGAGGACTACCTCTCCACCACCCTCCCCTATATTGAGAGCCAGAGCTTCAGTGTGCAG TGGGTTTACAACATATTAGAAAAGAAAGCCGAGGCCGACCGAATCGTCTTTGAGGATCCAGATCCAGATACTGGATTTGTTTTGCTACCTGATTTTAAATGGGACCAAAAGCAG CTGTATGACTTGTACCTGATTGCGATTGTTCACCGAAGAAACATCAAAAGCCTAAGAGATCTCACATCAGACCATCTTCCACTACTGAGAAATATTTCCaagaaaggaaaa GAGAGCATCCAGAAGCAGTATGGCATGTCTGCATGCAAGCTCCGGGTGTACCTGCACTACCAGCCTTCCTACTACCACCTCCATGTCCATTTCACCTCTCTGAACTACGATGCCCCGGGCTGCGGTGTGGAGCGGGCCCATCTGCTCACTGATGTCATCATGAATCTGGAGGCGGACCCCCAGTATTACCAGAACCGCACCATCACCTACACCCTGCGTGCAGATGACAATCTCTTACTCCGATTCAGGGAGGCCGGGAGAtgctga
- the LOC114791817 gene encoding cryptochrome-2-like isoform X1, whose product MSHSCIHWFRKGLRLHDNPALLAALRDCRRLYPIFILDPWFAAAANVGINRWRFLVGALKDLDRSLRELDSRLFVVRGKPSDVFPELFREWSVTRLTFETDTEPYSQQRDKEVLRLAEEHGVEVIQKISHTLYNIERIIEENNGKAPLTYVRFQTVVKTIGPPQRPLPSPTLQEMNGKCTETHNEKYGIPTLEELGKDPQLAGPEIYPGGEQEALRRLDKYMERTGWVCSFEKPNTSPNALSPSTTVLSPYLKFGCLSVRTFWWRLVGIYQGKKHSQPPVSLHGQLLWREFFYTAGRGISNFDRMEGNPVCVRVDWDSNLEYLSAWREARTGFPFIDAIMTQLRQEGWIHHLARHAVACFLTRGDLWISWEEGQKVFEELLLDADWALNAGNWQWLSASAFFHQYFRVYSPVAFGKKTDKNGDYIKKYLPILKKFPAEYIYEPWKAPRSVQERAGCIVGKDYPRPIVEHEAVSKKNILRMKAAYAMHSPDTGGPSSKGKMCKNNNNHFSPIKKNSISGDTGIGQSNSLN is encoded by the exons ATGAGCCACAGCTGCATTCACTGGTTCCGGAAAGGCCTGAGGCTGCATGACAACCCGGCGCTGCTGGCGGCACTGCGGGACTGTCGCCGCCTGTACCCCATCTTCATACTCGACCCGTGGTTTGCTGCCGCCGCCAACGTCGGCATCAACCGTTGGCGATTCCTGGTCGGAGCGTTGAAAGACTTGGATCGCAGTCTGAGGGAACTGGACTCCAG GCTTTTTGTCGTCAGGGGAAAGCCCAGCGATGTTTTTCCTGAACTTTTCCGAGAGTGGAGTGTCACAAGGTTGACTTTTGAGACGGACACTGAGCCCTACAGTCAGCAGCGAGACAAGGAGGTACTGAGGCTGGCAGAGGAACATGGGGTGGAAGTAATCCAGAAGATTTCACACACTCTCTATAATATTGAGAG GATTATAGAGGAGAACAATGGTAAGGCTCCACTCACCTACGTTCGCTTCCAGACAGTAGTTAAAACCATCGGGCCGCCCCAAAGACCATTACCTTCACCAACTCTACAGGAAATGAATG GAAAATGCACAGAGACGCACAATGAGAAGTATGGGATCCCCACGCTTGAAGAACTTGGGAAGGACCCTCAGCTTGCCGGTCCAGAGATCTATCCTGGAGGGGAGCAGGAGGCTCTGCGACGGCTGGATAAATACATGGAGAGAACG GGGTGGGTTTGCAGCTTCGAGAAACCGAATACGTCACCAAATGCCTTGAGTCCCAGCACCACTGTCCTCAGTCCATATCTCAAGTtcggctgtctgtctgtccgcaCCTTTTGGTGGAGGCTGGTCGGCATATATCAAGGG AAGAAGCACAGCCAGCCGCCTGTCTCCCTACATGGACAGCTGCTGTGGAGAGAGTTCTTCTATACTGCTGGCAGGGGAATCTCTAACTTTGACAGAATGGAGGGtaatcctgtgtgtgtgcgggtggaCTGGGACAGCAACCTGGAATACTTGTCTGCATGGAGAGAG GCTCGTACAGGATTCCCCTTCATTGATGCAATCATGACCCAACTCAGACAGGAGGGGTGGATCCACCACTTGGCCAGACATGCTGTTGCCTGCTTTCTGACCAGGGGGGACTTGTGGATCAGCTGGGAAGAGGGGCAAAAG GTGTTTGAGGAACTCCTGCTGGATGCTGACTGGGCTCTGAATGCTGGGAACTGGCAGTGGCTCTCAGCAAGCGCCTTCTTTCACCAGTACTTCAGGGTATATTCACCAGTTGCCTTTGGCAAGAAGACGGACAAAAATGGAGACTACATAAA GAAGTACTTGCCAATTCTTAAGAAATTTCCTGCAGAATATATCTACGAACCATGGAAAGCACCACGGAGTGTGCAGGAAAGAGcggggtgcattgtgggaaaggATTACCCACGTCCAATTGTGGAGCATGAGGCAGTCAGCAAGAAGAACATTCTGAGGATGAAGGCAGCATATGCTATGCACTCCCCTGACACAGGAGGTCCCTCTTCAAAaggtaaaatgtgtaaaaataataataaccacttctcacctataaaaaaaaactccatctcTGGAGACACCGGTATCGGGCAAAGTAACAGTttgaattaa
- the LOC114793153 gene encoding m7GpppX diphosphatase-like isoform X2, whose translation MKMADTGKREVCEDADETCKPTAAKRPKCGAENQPDCDGGGECANVLSGFKVKSVLRDSARDKTIFIHGTVEDQEAVVILEKTPMRQDNLAEIFQKSRLKRTTKNDIYSIYQLQPPAHLNEIKTTVICPATQKHVKKYLSQEMFLVEETGEDYLSTTLPYIESQSFSVQWVYNILEKKAEADRIVFEDPDPDTGFVLLPDFKWDQKQKHQKPKRSHIRPSSTTEKYFQERKREYPEAVLHACMQGPGVPALPAFLLPPPCPFHLSELRFGAGPSAH comes from the exons ATGAAAATGGCGGACACAGGCAAGCGGGAAGTTTGCGAAGACGCGGACGAAACTTGCAAACCCACCGCTGCAAAGCGGCCGAAATGCGGTGCAGAGAACCAGCCCGACTGCGATGGTGGAGGCGAGTGTGCAAACGTGCTCTCAGGGTTCAAAGTCAAGTCAGTGCTTAGAGATTCGGCGCGGGATAAAACCATCTTCATTCACGGAACG GTGGAGGACCAGGAGGCTGTGGTCATTTTGGAGAAGACTCCCATGAGACAGGACAACCTGGCTGAGATATTCCAAAAGTCCAGGCTGAAGCGGACGACGAAGAAcgacatctacagcatttaccaacTTCAGCCCCCAGCCCATTTAAATG AAATCAAGACCACAGTGATCTGCCCTGCCACACAGAAGCATGTCAAGAAGTATTTGTCTCAGGAGATGTTCCTGGTGGAGGAAACAGGGGAGGACTACCTCTCCACCACCCTCCCCTATATTGAGAGCCAGAGCTTCAGTGTGCAG TGGGTTTACAACATATTAGAAAAGAAAGCCGAGGCCGACCGAATCGTCTTTGAGGATCCAGATCCAGATACTGGATTTGTTTTGCTACCTGATTTTAAATGGGACCAAAAGCAG AAACATCAAAAGCCTAAGAGATCTCACATCAGACCATCTTCCACTACTGAGAAATATTTCCaagaaaggaaaa GAGAGTATCCAGAAGCAGTATTGCATGCCTGCATGCAAGGTCCGGGTGTACCTGCACTACCAGCCTTCCTACTACCACCTCCATGTCCATTTCACCTCTCTGAACTACGGTTTGGAGCGGGCCCATCTGCTCACTGA
- the foxred1 gene encoding FAD-dependent oxidoreductase domain-containing protein 1, whose amino-acid sequence MSACRRIAAGLRSLSKSHISPQTRRFSAGVPRCKDFFKELDSHLRAFREKAAAAMPGSDWTPFHLTPGLPPERADIVIVGGGVMGWSVAYWLKRKEQVRNAVRVVVVEKDPTYSQASTVLSAGGIRQQFSLPENIQLSLASADFLKNINEHLNVVNEDPVDLQFNHSGYLFTASENAAHIMEANHKTQMCVGAKVILLSPAQIKERFPWMNTDGVVLASYGLENEGWFDPWTLLNALRRKAISMGVHQCFGEVTGFKSSSHKVETGDGDLLRLKRITHVNVQMPNSLEKQPVECAIVVNTAGANSGRVAEMIGIGHGPKDSMPGIPVPVEPRKRYIYVVHCPDGPGLDSPFLIDYSGVYFRREGLGGNYITGMSPEESEEPDISTLDVDHDFFHNNVWPRLAHRVPAFESLKVSSAWAGYYDYNTFDQNGILGAHPLVNNMYFATGFSGHGLQQSPAVGRAVAELILDGRYTTLDLSALDLKRILYQEPMLERNIV is encoded by the exons ATGTCAGCCTGTCGGAGGATCGCGGCTGGACTccggtccctgagcaagagtcACATTTCTCCGCAAACAAGACGCTTCAGCGCAGGTGTGCCGCGGTGCAAAGACTTTTTCAAAG AGCTGGACTCCCACCTGCGAGCTTTTCGGGAGAAAGCAGCTGCTGCCATGCCAGGCAGTGACTGGACCCCCTTCCATCTGACGCCAGGCCTGCCCCCAGAGAGGGCAGATATAGTGATTGTTGGAGGAGGCGTCATGGGCTGGTCGGTCGCATATTGGCTGAAGAGGAAGGAGCAGGTTCGGAACGCTGTCCGAGTGGTGGTCGTGGAGAAGGACCCGACT TATTCCCAGGCCTCCACGGTGCTGTCAGCTGGGGGCATACGGCAGCAGTTCTCACTGCCCGAAAACATCCAGCTGTCGTTGGCCTCTGCTGACTTCCTGAAGAACATAAAT GAGCACCTTAACGTGGTGAACGAGGATCCTGTGGATCTGCAGTTTAATCACTCAGGGTACCTTTTCACTGCAAGTGAAAACGCGGCGCACATTATGGAGGCGAATCATAAGACGCAGAT GTGTGTGGGGGCCAAAGTCATCCTCCTGTCCCCGGCGCAGATTAAAGAAAGGTTCCCGTGGATGAATACTGATGGAGTTGTGCTGGCCTCCTATG GGCTGGAGAACGAGGGCTGGTTTGACCCTTGGACACTTCTGAATGCATTAAGACGCAAGGCTATTTCAATGGGAGTTCACCAGTGCTTTGGAGAAGTCACAG GTTTTAAATCCTCTTCTCATAAAGTGGAAACTGGAGACGGTGACCTGCTGAGGCTGAAAAGGATcacacatgtaaat GTGCAAATGCCCAACAGTCTGGAAAAGCAGCCTGTAGAGTGTGCCATAGTGGTCAACACCGCAGGAGCCAACTCTGGCAGAGTAGCTGAGATGATTGGCATTGGACATGGACCAAAAGACTCCATGCCTGGGATTCCTGTACCTGTAGAGCCCAGAAAAAG gTACATTTACGTGGTACACTGCCCAGACGGGCCAGGGCTAGACTCCCCTTTCCTGATTGATTATTCAGGAGTTTACTTCCGGCGAGAGGGTCTCGGAGGGAACTACATCACAGGGATGTCTCCTGAGGAG AGTGAGGAGCCTGACATCAGCACCCTTGATGTCGATCATGACTTTTTCCACAATAATGTCTGGCCACGTTTGGCTCATAGAGTTCCTGCATTTGAAAGTTTAAAG GTTTCAAGTGCTTGGGCCGGCTACTATGACTACAATACATTTGACCAGAACGGCATCCTGGGAGCTCATCCCTTGGTCAACAACATGTACTTTGCTACAGGCTTCAGCGGCCACGGGCTGCAGCAGTCCCCAGCTGTGGGCCGTGCTGTGGCCGAGCTCATTCTAGATGGACGCTACACGACTCTGGACCTCAGTGCTTTGGACCTCAAACGCATCCTCTACCAGGAGCCCATGCTGGAGAGGAACATTGTGTAA
- the LOC114793153 gene encoding m7GpppX diphosphatase-like isoform X1, translating into MKMADTGKREVCEDADETCKPTAAKRPKCGAENQPDCDGGGECANVLSGFKVKSVLRDSARDKTIFIHGTVEDQEAVVILEKTPMRQDNLAEIFQKSRLKRTTKNDIYSIYQLQPPAHLNEIKTTVICPATQKHVKKYLSQEMFLVEETGEDYLSTTLPYIESQSFSVQWVYNILEKKAEADRIVFEDPDPDTGFVLLPDFKWDQKQLDDLYLTAFVHQRNIKSLRDLTSDHLPLLRNISKKGKESIQKQYCMPACKVRVYLHYQPSYYHLHVHFTSLNYGLERAHLLTDVIMNLEADPQYYQNRTITYTLRADDNLLLRFREAGRC; encoded by the exons ATGAAAATGGCGGACACAGGCAAGCGGGAAGTTTGCGAAGACGCGGACGAAACTTGCAAACCCACCGCTGCAAAGCGGCCGAAATGCGGTGCAGAGAACCAGCCCGACTGCGATGGTGGAGGCGAGTGTGCAAACGTGCTCTCAGGGTTCAAAGTCAAGTCAGTGCTTAGAGATTCGGCGCGGGATAAAACCATCTTCATTCACGGAACG GTGGAGGACCAGGAGGCTGTGGTCATTTTGGAGAAGACTCCCATGAGACAGGACAACCTGGCTGAGATATTCCAAAAGTCCAGGCTGAAGCGGACGACGAAGAAcgacatctacagcatttaccaacTTCAGCCCCCAGCCCATTTAAATG AAATCAAGACCACAGTGATCTGCCCTGCCACACAGAAGCATGTCAAGAAGTATTTGTCTCAGGAGATGTTCCTGGTGGAGGAAACAGGGGAGGACTACCTCTCCACCACCCTCCCCTATATTGAGAGCCAGAGCTTCAGTGTGCAG TGGGTTTACAACATATTAGAAAAGAAAGCCGAGGCCGACCGAATCGTCTTTGAGGATCCAGATCCAGATACTGGATTTGTTTTGCTACCTGATTTTAAATGGGACCAAAAGCAG CTGGATGACTTGTACCTGACTGCGTTTGTTCACCAAAGAAACATCAAAAGCCTAAGAGATCTCACATCAGACCATCTTCCACTACTGAGAAATATTTCCaagaaaggaaaa GAGAGTATCCAGAAGCAGTATTGCATGCCTGCATGCAAGGTCCGGGTGTACCTGCACTACCAGCCTTCCTACTACCACCTCCATGTCCATTTCACCTCTCTGAACTACGGTTTGGAGCGGGCCCATCTGCTCACTGATGTCATCATGAATCTGGAGGCGGACCCCCAGTATTACCAGAACCGCACCATCACCTACACCCTGCGTGCAGATGACAATCTCTTACTCCGATTCAGGGAGGCCGGGAGAtgctga
- the LOC114791817 gene encoding cryptochrome-2-like isoform X3: protein MSHSCIHWFRKGLRLHDNPALLAALRDCRRLYPIFILDPWFAAAANVGINRWRFLVGALKDLDRSLRELDSRLFVVRGKPSDVFPELFREWSVTRLTFETDTEPYSQQRDKEVLRLAEEHGVEVIQKISHTLYNIERIIEENNGKAPLTYVRFQTVVKTIGPPQRPLPSPTLQEMNGKCTETHNEKYGIPTLEELGKDPQLAGPEIYPGGEQEALRRLDKYMERTGWVCSFEKPNTSPNALSPSTTVLSPYLKFGCLSVRTFWWRLVGIYQGKKHSQPPVSLHGQLLWREFFYTAGRGISNFDRMEGNPVCVRVDWDSNLEYLSAWREARTGFPFIDAIMTQLRQEGWIHHLARHAVACFLTRGDLWISWEEGQKVFEELLLDADWALNAGNWQWLSASAFFHQYFRVYSPVAFGKKTDKNGDYIKKYLPILKKFPAEYIYEPWKAPRSVQERAGCIVGKDYPRPIVEHEAVSKKNILRMKAAYAMHSPDTGGPSSKASAGHRLQFPLYEKRI from the exons ATGAGCCACAGCTGCATTCACTGGTTCCGGAAAGGCCTGAGGCTGCATGACAACCCGGCGCTGCTGGCGGCACTGCGGGACTGTCGCCGCCTGTACCCCATCTTCATACTCGACCCGTGGTTTGCTGCCGCCGCCAACGTCGGCATCAACCGTTGGCGATTCCTGGTCGGAGCGTTGAAAGACTTGGATCGCAGTCTGAGGGAACTGGACTCCAG GCTTTTTGTCGTCAGGGGAAAGCCCAGCGATGTTTTTCCTGAACTTTTCCGAGAGTGGAGTGTCACAAGGTTGACTTTTGAGACGGACACTGAGCCCTACAGTCAGCAGCGAGACAAGGAGGTACTGAGGCTGGCAGAGGAACATGGGGTGGAAGTAATCCAGAAGATTTCACACACTCTCTATAATATTGAGAG GATTATAGAGGAGAACAATGGTAAGGCTCCACTCACCTACGTTCGCTTCCAGACAGTAGTTAAAACCATCGGGCCGCCCCAAAGACCATTACCTTCACCAACTCTACAGGAAATGAATG GAAAATGCACAGAGACGCACAATGAGAAGTATGGGATCCCCACGCTTGAAGAACTTGGGAAGGACCCTCAGCTTGCCGGTCCAGAGATCTATCCTGGAGGGGAGCAGGAGGCTCTGCGACGGCTGGATAAATACATGGAGAGAACG GGGTGGGTTTGCAGCTTCGAGAAACCGAATACGTCACCAAATGCCTTGAGTCCCAGCACCACTGTCCTCAGTCCATATCTCAAGTtcggctgtctgtctgtccgcaCCTTTTGGTGGAGGCTGGTCGGCATATATCAAGGG AAGAAGCACAGCCAGCCGCCTGTCTCCCTACATGGACAGCTGCTGTGGAGAGAGTTCTTCTATACTGCTGGCAGGGGAATCTCTAACTTTGACAGAATGGAGGGtaatcctgtgtgtgtgcgggtggaCTGGGACAGCAACCTGGAATACTTGTCTGCATGGAGAGAG GCTCGTACAGGATTCCCCTTCATTGATGCAATCATGACCCAACTCAGACAGGAGGGGTGGATCCACCACTTGGCCAGACATGCTGTTGCCTGCTTTCTGACCAGGGGGGACTTGTGGATCAGCTGGGAAGAGGGGCAAAAG GTGTTTGAGGAACTCCTGCTGGATGCTGACTGGGCTCTGAATGCTGGGAACTGGCAGTGGCTCTCAGCAAGCGCCTTCTTTCACCAGTACTTCAGGGTATATTCACCAGTTGCCTTTGGCAAGAAGACGGACAAAAATGGAGACTACATAAA GAAGTACTTGCCAATTCTTAAGAAATTTCCTGCAGAATATATCTACGAACCATGGAAAGCACCACGGAGTGTGCAGGAAAGAGcggggtgcattgtgggaaaggATTACCCACGTCCAATTGTGGAGCATGAGGCAGTCAGCAAGAAGAACATTCTGAGGATGAAGGCAGCATATGCTATGCACTCCCCTGACACAGGAGGTCCCTCTTCAAAag CCTCAGCAGGTCACCGTCTCCAGTTTCCACTTTATGAGAAGAGGATTTAA
- the LOC114791817 gene encoding cryptochrome-2-like isoform X2: protein MSHSCIHWFRKGLRLHDNPALLAALRDCRRLYPIFILDPWFAAAANVGINRWRFLVGALKDLDRSLRELDSRLFVVRGKPSDVFPELFREWSVTRLTFETDTEPYSQQRDKEVLRLAEEHGVEVIQKISHTLYNIERIIEENNGKAPLTYVRFQTVVKTIGPPQRPLPSPTLQEMNGKCTETHNEKYGIPTLEELGKDPQLAGPEIYPGGEQEALRRLDKYMERTGWVCSFEKPNTSPNALSPSTTVLSPYLKFGCLSVRTFWWRLVGIYQGKKHSQPPVSLHGQLLWREFFYTAGRGISNFDRMEGNPVCVRVDWDSNLEYLSAWREARTGFPFIDAIMTQLRQEGWIHHLARHAVACFLTRGDLWISWEEGQKVFEELLLDADWALNAGNWQWLSASAFFHQYFRVYSPVAFGKKTDKNGDYIKKYLPILKKFPAEYIYEPWKAPRSVQERAGCIVGKDYPRPIVEHEAVSKKNILRMKAAYAMHSPDTGGPSSKAKKHKAVSIKDMLTKKTKK, encoded by the exons ATGAGCCACAGCTGCATTCACTGGTTCCGGAAAGGCCTGAGGCTGCATGACAACCCGGCGCTGCTGGCGGCACTGCGGGACTGTCGCCGCCTGTACCCCATCTTCATACTCGACCCGTGGTTTGCTGCCGCCGCCAACGTCGGCATCAACCGTTGGCGATTCCTGGTCGGAGCGTTGAAAGACTTGGATCGCAGTCTGAGGGAACTGGACTCCAG GCTTTTTGTCGTCAGGGGAAAGCCCAGCGATGTTTTTCCTGAACTTTTCCGAGAGTGGAGTGTCACAAGGTTGACTTTTGAGACGGACACTGAGCCCTACAGTCAGCAGCGAGACAAGGAGGTACTGAGGCTGGCAGAGGAACATGGGGTGGAAGTAATCCAGAAGATTTCACACACTCTCTATAATATTGAGAG GATTATAGAGGAGAACAATGGTAAGGCTCCACTCACCTACGTTCGCTTCCAGACAGTAGTTAAAACCATCGGGCCGCCCCAAAGACCATTACCTTCACCAACTCTACAGGAAATGAATG GAAAATGCACAGAGACGCACAATGAGAAGTATGGGATCCCCACGCTTGAAGAACTTGGGAAGGACCCTCAGCTTGCCGGTCCAGAGATCTATCCTGGAGGGGAGCAGGAGGCTCTGCGACGGCTGGATAAATACATGGAGAGAACG GGGTGGGTTTGCAGCTTCGAGAAACCGAATACGTCACCAAATGCCTTGAGTCCCAGCACCACTGTCCTCAGTCCATATCTCAAGTtcggctgtctgtctgtccgcaCCTTTTGGTGGAGGCTGGTCGGCATATATCAAGGG AAGAAGCACAGCCAGCCGCCTGTCTCCCTACATGGACAGCTGCTGTGGAGAGAGTTCTTCTATACTGCTGGCAGGGGAATCTCTAACTTTGACAGAATGGAGGGtaatcctgtgtgtgtgcgggtggaCTGGGACAGCAACCTGGAATACTTGTCTGCATGGAGAGAG GCTCGTACAGGATTCCCCTTCATTGATGCAATCATGACCCAACTCAGACAGGAGGGGTGGATCCACCACTTGGCCAGACATGCTGTTGCCTGCTTTCTGACCAGGGGGGACTTGTGGATCAGCTGGGAAGAGGGGCAAAAG GTGTTTGAGGAACTCCTGCTGGATGCTGACTGGGCTCTGAATGCTGGGAACTGGCAGTGGCTCTCAGCAAGCGCCTTCTTTCACCAGTACTTCAGGGTATATTCACCAGTTGCCTTTGGCAAGAAGACGGACAAAAATGGAGACTACATAAA GAAGTACTTGCCAATTCTTAAGAAATTTCCTGCAGAATATATCTACGAACCATGGAAAGCACCACGGAGTGTGCAGGAAAGAGcggggtgcattgtgggaaaggATTACCCACGTCCAATTGTGGAGCATGAGGCAGTCAGCAAGAAGAACATTCTGAGGATGAAGGCAGCATATGCTATGCACTCCCCTGACACAGGAGGTCCCTCTTCAAAag ccaaaaaacacaaagctgtGTCAATCAAGGATATGCTGaccaagaaaacaaagaaatga
- the LOC114793155 gene encoding ATP-sensitive inward rectifier potassium channel 1-like, producing MFQFIQKHSHSHLAEHRSKRTRLVTKDGHCNIKFGNISYYNHAFLMDFWTTFVEIRWRFVLSYFAIAFIGSWFIFGLLWYSIAKSNGDLLGQSQKDGHIKCIENVHGLTTAFLYSLETQTTIGYGGRALTGHCASTLVLIIIQSLIGAIINCFMCGLILAKISLPKKRAKTVMFSDTAAICLKKGTLCLLIRVANLRKTLLIGTQIYGKLLRTTVTQEGETIILDQVNIDFAVDAGKDNLFFVCPLMLYHIIDKSSPFFEMAADTLLQQDFELVVFLDGTAESTSSTFQVRTSYTPQEIQWGYSFLPVISRTKEGRYHVDFSKFSKTVQVSAPHCAHCFHSDSGHKHSQEIQEKQGIDNPGFEVIDIDDVTAM from the exons ATGTTCCAGTTCATCCAGAAGCACAGCCACAGTCACTTAGCAGAGCACAGAAGCAAAAGAACCCGACTGGTGACAAAGGATGGTCACTGCAATATTAAGTTTGGCAACATCAGTTACTACAATCATGCTTTCCTTATGGACTTTTGGACAACCTTTGTGGAGATCCGCTGGCGTTTTGTTTTAAGCTACTTTGCAATTGCCTTCATTGGAAGCTGGTTCATCTTTGGCCTTCTGTGGTATTCCATAGCAAAGAGCAATGGAGACCTGTTGGGACAGAGTCAGAAAGATGGACACATCAAGTGCATCGAAAACGTTCATGGGCTTACAACTGCCTTTCTCTACTCTCTCGAGACACAGACTACGATTGGATATGGTGGGCGTGCCCTCACGGGGCACTGTGCAAGTACATTGGTGCTGATTATCATTCAGTCCCTCATAGGGGCCATTATAAACTGCTTCATGTGTGGCCTCATACTGGCCAAAATATCGCTGCCCAAGAAGAGGGCCAAAACCGTGATGTTCAGTGACACCGCAGCCATCTGCCTGAAGAAAGGCACACTCTGTTTGCTTATACGGGTGGCCAATCTGAGAAAAACTCTGCTCATTGGCACCCAAATCTATGGCAAGCTGCTGAGGACCACTGTAACCCAAGAAGGAGAGACCATTATTTTGGACCAGGTCAACATTGATTTTGCTGTGGACGCTGGAAAGGACAATCTCTTCTTTGTTTGCCCACTGATGCTGTACC acattattgacAAGTCCAGTCCCTTTTTTGAAATGGCGGCAGACACGCTTCTTCAGCAGGACTTCGAGTTGGTGGTCTTCCTGGATGGTACGGCAGAGTCCACAAGCTCCACCTTTCAGGTGAGAACCTCCTACACCCCTCAGGAGATCCAATGGGGCTACAGCTTCCTGCCTGTCATCTCACGCACCAAGGAGGGCAGGTACCATGTTGACTTTTCCAAATTTTCCAAGACAGTGCAAGTGTCTGCGCCGCACTGTGCCCATTGCTTCCACAGCGATAGCGGGCACAAGCACAGCCAGGAGATACAGGAGAAACAAGGCATTGATAACCCCGGATtcgaagtgattgacattgatGACGTCACAGCAATGTGA